The Anas acuta chromosome Z, bAnaAcu1.1, whole genome shotgun sequence DNA window GGCGGTGGTTGTGCTGAaccagctccaggagctggacAAGGTCAgctgccctcccctctccctgcagcctgctttctGCCTTTGCCCCCCCATGCAGCTCTCCTTGCCGGGGTCCTGCTTGCCATGGGGATGAGCTGCAAGCCTCTGGGCTCCACGTGGCTGCGCCCTGAGAACAGCCCAAGCCCTGTGGAATAACTGGTACAACAGTGGTGGGGCGTCCCCACAGGCACAGGAAGGAGTAACAGGGGCAGCCCTTTGGTTTTTGGTGTTATTTTtctggctgcagccccacggATTTGTCCCAAGCACAAAGCAGGCAGAGCACCCACGTGTAGGCAGGGGGCTGCCCCAAATGCACCCACACGAGCTGCTGAACTCCATGTGGGGGTCAGGGCGTTGTGTGACCATGCATGTCTCCCCCAAGACATACGTGGAGGTCTGGCCCACCCAGGGCGAAGCCATCTACGGCCGGTTCCACGTCCAGCTGCTGTCAGAGGAGCCTGGAGCTGGTTTCACAGTCTGGACACTCGCCCTCACCAACAGGCAGCAGGTAAAATCTTTGTGCAAGCTGAGCCAGGCCCACACTGTCCTGCCTCTCCTCCATGAAGCCAGTGGGATTCTTTTCTGCCCGACCCACTGTCTTTCTTCCCTCCTAGCCCAAGAAGGCTGCGGTGGAAGTCCGGTTCTGGCAACTGGAGGACTGGCCCATGAAGCAGCATCTTCCCCCGCACCCTGCCACCATCATCAGCCTGCTGGGGAAGGTGGAGACGCACCAGCGGCAGAGCCAGGACGGACACATCCTCGTCACTTGCTGGTGAGAAATATCTTTTGGAGGAGCAGCCTGTGGCACAGAGTCCAGGCTGTATCCTTCAAAACAGCTCACAGCTCCTACCTCAGCTCGGGTGAAGGGTGGGCATGAGTTCTTCTGGCTGGTGGGACACCAGGAAATGTAGGGTAAGTGCCTCCCcttgctctgccctgcagggacGGTGCCAGCCGGAGTGGGATCTTCTGTGCTGCCAGTTTCCTGTGCGAGCAGATCCAAAGCGAGGGGCTAGTGGATGTATCCCAGGCTGTGAGGATGCTGAAGAGGCAACGCAGGCAGCTGATTAAAGACGTGGTAGGTGCTGGCCAAACTCGGACGGGGATGGCAACACCAGAGCAAGAACTGGTCTGTGCCTGGGTGCCTGTCCTGTACCCACCTCACCACCAGCTCCAGGAACATTGTGGTCTACGTGGACCATTGATGTCCTCAAGGCTGTCACAGTGTACACACCCTGGATGGGAGTGAGCAGCAGCCACCTGGTGGTGCTGGCTCCCCTAGGATCAGCCCAGCCTTCATCCTATATTCACCAAGCCTACATTTGTGATTCCTCACtgggggcagaggagagggggcTGTACCTCTGCCTGGCTTGTTCGGGGGGCTGTTGGCAACCAGGCTGGCCTTCTGTGACAGGCATTTGGGCACCACATACTCACCCGCATCCTTTTATCTGCAGGAGCAGTACAGACTCTGCTATGAACTAGCCCTCAGCTACTTGAACTCGTTTGAAACCTACGGCAATTTCAAGTAGAGGCATGGTCACAGCCCATCTCTGGACAGGACTTCAGCTTTCTTGAGGAAACGGTGGAAaccagaggagaggaggagggtgTGCACAGCCCCGCGATGCTTTACTCTTCCGATGAGCCACCCCAAGTAttctctgcagctgcacagctcagccTGGACTGTCTCCAAATTGTGGTCAGACTTTGAAGCAGGAACCAGAGTTTGGGCAGGAATTTACCTAGCACCACAGCCCAATAATGCAGATCAGAGGAGAGGCACCAGTACTTGACACGTCCACGCTAGGGACGAAGAGAACCCGCTGCCCCAGCCAGGCTTCCCTACCCCTTCAGGGTAGCTCCACCAACACCCCATGTTCAGTCAGGGCAGCCCCAAACCCCTGTGAGATCCAcagggctgagcagcacaggcCTCCTGTCCTGCTTCAAGAGAAGCACGAAGCCCGAGGCTGTGAAGAGCCATGGGAGGGACAATCCACCACCCCAGAAGGTTATCCTGGTCCTTTCCACCCCCCGCAGACCCCTTCTGAAGCTCCATCTTCCCGACGTTGATCCAGGTGCCCTACCAGCTCCAGAGgggctccctccccagcctgtctGGCTCCACCGTGGCAGTGCCAGGTTGCAGCACCAACCCAGATCCCCGGACGTTGTTCCTGCAGGTTACTGCccaggagaggctgcagcaccATGGAGACTGCCTCTCCCTTTGCGGCTTAAGAGCCAGGATTGACTCTGTACTCTATTCCATGTCTCACCAATAAAGGCGCTGTGCTGGCCATGGTGGGGATGAGCTCTGATCTTCACTTCTTTTCCAGGTTTTATCTGACATGGAGGCTGCAAAGGAGCTAAGGTCCCCCAGCTCTGGCCAAGGCATGGGCACAGGGCCATGCCTGTGTGGTAGAGGGCTTCTCAACAAGGCGCAGTTAATTCAGCACCCTACAGGGAGCATGACTCTGTAAGGGCAAGGAGACGACAAGGCAGGAGCTGTAGTGGGGCAGGCAGTCCCCTCCAAACCGCATTTATTGGTTGTCTGgacagagcaggcagagcagcaagggCAGTGTAGTCACACCACGCTCGAGCAGAGCCCTGGGTTTGGCTGGATTTCAGCACACGGAGGCGGAGAGGGGTGGGGAGCCCAGGGCATGGCAGGAGCACAGGCTGTCCCTCAGCCCAAGCTTCAATCTGAGTCAAAGGATGTGTCCTGTTCCTgcttccaggaaagcaaaatCAAAGTCTAGAAAAGGGAACTGCAGAAAGCCTCATGAAATAGTGCTGGGCCTTTCAACAGCAAGCAAAAGCTGGGGAGTGGAGGGGGTCGGGGGAGAAGAAGCTGGCGACCCTCCGTGGCTTCCTactttcctcctgctctgctgaacTGGATGGGACCCCCAGTGCTGGTGATGGTCGCAGGAGAGCCGGgtgcccagcagctggcagcactgATCCAGGGACGACCACCCCGTCTCTGTGGCCATTGCCCAGTCCTCTGGGACAGGCAGGGGCTGTGAGGACAGCTCTCCAGCCTGGCCACCGTGGGGCTGGGGCAAATGGGGGTACCTGTTAGAGAATGGGGTGAGCAGATGTTCCTCCTGAGGGTCAGCCCCACCCAGGAGAGCTCTGCTTTGTGATGATGTGATGACAGCCCAGGGAATGGcatttttctacctttttaatTGTTGTCCTTAGCTTTGATGGGAAcatccttccttctcctgcaaGGACAAAGGGCAGTCGTGAGTGACAGGCTGGTGTCACCCAGGGTCCTGCTGAACCAAAGTCCCCAACCAACGCACCTGGACACCACGAACCACACGATGCCTGcacacaggagcagcagcaataTCAGCACAACCACCCCGATGACGATCCCGGTCCATGAGCCAGGGGGCTGCCCTGCAACTAACACACAGCCAGCAGTGGGTGCCACGCATCTCAAATGGCCCCAGCCATGGCAACGAATCTGTGCAAGTGTATAGAGGTGTCTGTGCACTCATGTACTGTGTGGGATGGAGGATCACAGCCACTTATGAGAAAACAGAGGTGTCCTGTGCCCCTCAAGGAGCTCCTGCACTCACCAGCCCCTGTCCACAGCAAGATGCCAGGCTGGGAAAAGGGAGGACGTGGCAGAGAGCCTCGGGTACAGGGCACGGGATGAGCCAGCCCCTCCGCGGAGGAGTCCACTTACCCATAGAGAAGCTGTAGCACACGCAGGTGAACGTCTCCTCCTGTTGGGAGAAGCAGAGTTCAGAGCAGAGGGCTGCCACCCAGGGCCACCACGTCCCCTGACAGCAGcgtccccagggagctgcagcctccgGCCATGGGTACCTGCTGGGAGCGCCGCTCAAGGCGCAGCAGGGCGGTGTAGTCCCAGCCCGAGCGCAGGGGAGCGTTGTGGAAGCCGTGCCCACGGGTCCCATCGCCCAGCACAAAGTCCGTTTGGGCACTGAGGTTGAGCACGGCGGCCACATAGGTATCGGGTGGGTGGCTGGCATTGAAGGGCTGCGGCTCCCCTGAGCAGGCATCTTCCAGCGCCGTGCCGTTGTGCGTCGCAGCCACGAGGAGCTGGTGCTCGCTGCAAGGCAGGGCTGTGagacggggatggggacaaagagctggaaggaggcagctgcaggtgtgagcgctgctcggggctgtgcagagcaggggctgcactCACCTGGCCGCCCCGGGGACCCAGGGGATGGGGCGGAGGCGAAGCACGGCCGTGCCCTGGGAGGGGGAGATGTCGCGCACGAGGCGGGAGCTGGCATCAGGAGGGGCTGCGGTGTCTGTGCAGGAAGAGCCGGGGACGAGCATCAGCAGGAGGCCCGgtgaggcagggcagggctgggggcagcgcaCGCACACCCTTACCCGAGACGTTGCTCTGAAAGTCgcccagcagtgctgccccggccccggcagccGTCAGGCCCCGCACGGCCACCGTGTATCTGGTGCCAGGGCCGTGCGCAGGCAGTGGGTGCTCCGTGACGGAGCTGCTCAGCTTCAGCCGCTCGACCTGGAGGAAGCCGCCGTCCTGCGGGCCCCAGGCAGTGACGTtcagctggggacaggacacGGAGCTGGAGGGGAACGtgcccagcacacagccagccacagcccagcagcGCCTGCAGCTGGGAAGCTCCCAGAGAGACGCCCCGGGAGCCTTGGCCCCACGTGTGGACCTCAGCGCAGACCGGAGGAGACAGGGGGGAATTTGGGGCCAGCACTCGAAGCAAGAGCAATCTGCTGCACCACAGAcacccctgcagcagcagcagctgcacatgGAGCTGCTCAGAGCACTCTTCTGCTCTCCAGGCTGATTTCCAAGGCATCCTCAGTGAGGCTGCATCACATCCAATCCCCACGGGGAGACTCCTACAGGTTGGGTGCTGCACTGgcccccttcctcctgctcccagcactgcacacCACAGCCTTTCCTGTGCCACAAACCAGAACTAAGGCCCCTGAGGCACAGGAAAGCCCATGAGACTGCGCCACAAGACACGTCACAAGGTGCTGCACACAGAGCCCCAGCGTCTGCCAAACCacaggctgtgcagagctggggaggaaaCCCcctggcacccacagcccctgcaggcagcacagcagcaggagaaacaTGAGAGGGAGGCAGAAATGCTCAAACGTATCACAGCAGCTAGAAAATCAGCCAGCGGGATGGATCTCAAGGTCCTCAAGGATTTCCCACGGTCTGCCCGCCCGCCTGTGCCCAGCACCCACCCTGAGGCACCTGACGAAGCGCAGGGCCCACGGGCAGCCCCCACTCCCCTGGTACCTGGTACCCGAGGATCTCCCCTTTGCAGGAGGGCAGCGCCTGCCACCGCAGCGTCCCCGTACTGGCATCCAGCCACAGCCGCTCCGGCTTCTCTGGCACTGGAAGCACAGCGAGAGGGGGTCAGGCACGGGGACGCCCACCTGGGGCTGAGCCCGCAGCTGGGTGCCCGCGGCTCCTGGTGCCAGTGGGGACAGGGTGCTCATGATCAGCTGCTGGGTGAAGAAGGCATTTATCTGCCTCCCCCACATGTGAAACAGTCCAGGAATGTCCCTCCTCTCTTGGACTCCCCTGTGGACACCCACCTGTTTCTTTTGTCCTGATCACCCATTTGAACAggatggtgctggggggcactgTGATG harbors:
- the LOC137848679 gene encoding sushi domain-containing protein 1-like isoform X8, with the translated sequence MALQLLALSFLLVLVPLLGTQEDTGPKTQGAPREPETCRKPSWDPRLRLAPDQEVYKENEEVTLSCPEGLHPSLTHIKCSREVQSISAGKPVYREVWKGKGTGGAWTRIRSMVQCVEVFVPGTWEAFTTSIKLNWTCSLPDACQRMQATCRLAGTSSPPCEAEEVTAQEMLHGQNGTFTCDHLQPFTDYSVTITVPPSTILFKWVIRTKETVPEKPERLWLDASTGTLRWQALPSCKGEILGYQLNVTAWGPQDGGFLQVERLKLSSSVTEHPLPAHGPGTRYTVAVRGLTAAGAGAALLGDFQSNVSDTAAPPDASSRLVRDISPSQGTAVLRLRPIPWVPGAASEHQLLVAATHNGTALEDACSGEPQPFNASHPPDTYVAAVLNLSAQTDFVLGDGTRGHGFHNAPLRSGWDYTALLRLERRSQQEETFTCVCYSFSMVAGQPPGSWTGIVIGVVVLILLLLLCAGIVWFVVSRRRKDVPIKAKDNN